From a single Nothobranchius furzeri strain GRZ-AD chromosome 7, NfurGRZ-RIMD1, whole genome shotgun sequence genomic region:
- the tm9sf1 gene encoding transmembrane 9 superfamily member 1: MAPVCVLILVLVGWAAGHKLGDNVTLYVNKVGPYHNPQETYHYYTLPVCRPEKVHHKSLSLGEVLDGDRMAESLYHIRFGENVGKKVLCQLTLSEKQVDELREAIEELYYFEFVLDDIPIWGFVGYIEESGFLPHSHKVGLWTHLDFNIEYNGESVIFANVSVKDVKPFPLEEGAGAAVGGMGVGGGSLTVTHTYSVHWYESSLPYARRAERLRDYSFFPKTLEIHWLSIINSLVLVVLLLGFVIIILMRVLKNDFARYNVEEEGGCDDLDQGDNGWKIIHTDVFRFPPFKSLLCAVLGVGAQFLTLATAIIIMALLGRFNVHRHGAINSAAIVLYALTSCVSGYVSCSFYTQINGQRWVWNIILTSSLFSAPLFLTWSVVNSVHWWSGSTQALPATTVLLLLGAWVLVGFPLTVIGGIVGKNRAGNFQAPCRTRNIPRQIPKQPWYKHAVIHMAIGGFLPFSAISVELYYIFATVWGREHYTLYGILLCVYAILLSVGACISVALTYFLLSGEDYRWWWRSVLSTGSTGLFIFVYSVFYYRNRSSMSGLVQSTEFFGYSLLTALVFSLMLGSVSFWASLTFIRYIYRNLKMD, translated from the exons ATGGCTCCGGTCTGTGTCCTGATCCTGGTCCTGGTCGGCTGGGCAGCGGGCCACAAGCTGGGCGACAATGTGACCCTTTATGTCAATAAAGTAGGTCCATATCACAACCCTCAGGAGACGTATCACTACTACACCTTACCTGTGTGCAGACCGGAAAAG GTGCACCACAAGTCCCTGAGTCTGGGAGAAGTGCTGGATGGCGACAGGATGGCAGAGTCGTTGTATCACATCCGCTTCGGAGAAAACGTGGGGAAGAAAGTCCTCTGCCAGCTCACTCTGTCCGAAAAACAG GTGGACGAGCTTCGCGAGGCCATCGAGGAGCTGTACTACTTTGAGTTTGTCCTGGATGACATACCCATCTGGGGGTTTGTGGGCTACATCGAGGAGAGCGGCTTCCTGCCTCACAGCCACAAG GTGGGCTTGTGGACTCACCTGGACTTCAACATCGAGTACAACGGCGAATCTGTGATCTTCGCAAACGTCTCGGTGAAAGACGTCAAGCCTTTCCCCCTGGAGGAGGGGGCGGGTGCTGCGGTGGGTGGCATGGGAGTCGGGGGAGGCAGCCTGACGGTCACACACACCTACAGCGTGCACTGGTATGAGTCCAGTCTGCCCTACGCCCGGAGAGCTGAGCGCCTCCGAGACTACTCCTTCTTCCCTAAAACCCTGGAGATCCACTGGCTGTCAATCATCAACTCTCTGGTGCTAGTGGTGCTGTTGCTGGGCttcgtcatcatcatcctcatgagGGTCCTGAAGAACGACTTTGCTCG GTATAACGTGGAAGAGGAGGGCGGCTGTGATGATCTGGACCAAGGAGATAACGGATGGAAGATCATCCACACGGACGTGTTCAGGTTTCCTCCTTTCAAAAGCCTGCTGTGCGCAGTGCTGGGAGTCGGAGCTCAGTTCCTAACCCTCGCCACCG CCATCATCATCATGGCGTTGCTGGGAAGGTTCAACGTACATCGCCATGGCGCCATCAACTCTGCGGCCATCGTCCTGTACGCTCTGACCAGCTGCGTGTCGGGGTACGTCTCGTGTAGCTTCTACACTCAGATCAACGGCCAGCGCTGGGTGTGGAACATCATCCTCACGTCTTCTCTCTTCTCAG CTCCTCTCTTCCTGACGTGGAGCGTGGTGAACTCTGTTCACTGGTGGAGCGGCTCAACTCAGGCTCTGCCCGCCACCACCGTGCTCCTCCTGCTCGGCGCCTGGGTGCTGGTGGGCTTCCCCCTCACCGTCATCGGCGGCATCGTGGGAAAGAATCGGGCCGGGAACTTCCAGGCGCCGTGCCGCACACGTAACATCCCCCGGCAGATCCCCAAGCAGCCCTGGTACAAGCACGCCGTTATACACATGGCTATCGGTGGCTTCCTGCCGTTCAG CGCCATTTCTGTGGAGCTGTACTACATCTTTGCCACCGTTTGGGGCAGAGAGCACTACACCCTCTACGGCATCCTGCTGTGCGTCTACGCCATCCTCCTCTCAGTGGGTGCCTGCATCTCCGTGGCGCTGACGTACTTCCTGCTGTCTGGTGAGGACTACCGCTGGTGGTGGCGCAGCGTGCTAAGCACTGGATCCACGGGCCTCTTCATCTTCGTCTACTCAGTTTTCTACTACCGGAATCGGTCTTCCATGAGTGGGCTGGTGCAAAGCACGGAGTTCTTCGGATATTCGCTGCTCACAGCGCTAGTCTTCTCTCTGATGCTGGGCAGCGTGTCGTTCTGGGCCTCGCTGACGTTCATCCGCTACATCTACCGTAACCTCAAGATGGATTAA
- the nanog gene encoding homeobox protein NANOG, which produces MADWKNQTTYNYNHSYHAYAYGVVYTPEQNSGWSQSAPTDFSYNSGTAQACYTASNAVQTEEGSPGVSSGSYTVNGQRYQGSGLVYVGNPQTGHLLLAARPYRTAALEAWGNQAERARQDSVSDSEAHTSPNYWSSGSSREVGFPQTDPSLWMQRAVAGGSEDVSSSLMDEPQTFSTSENMSTNDPTRLAAPQTDLNCPQSPAANKPTSKVRVAFSGAQMNALSQRFKIQKYLTPKEMKDLAEKINLTYKQVKTWFQNRRMKLRRLQKDNNWQLEFSGQNRDGSVYAPTFSSMPSPYSDEGCPPLRQHCNQHALKAYYLAAGSAGYPPWSVNLPQAAIPHVNRRSGAPASSHLEPNLYAFSSVRNESKDGEPRNRQGPPLLYANQ; this is translated from the exons ATGGCGGACTGGAAGAATCAGACAACTTACAACTATAACCACTCTTACCACGCGTATGCCTACGGCGTCGTGTATACGCCCGAACAGAACTCCGGCTGGAGCCAGAGCGCCCCTACGGATTTCAGCTATAATTCCGGGACAGCACAGGCCTGCTACACCGCCAGCAACGCCGTTCAGACCGAGGAGGGGTCCCCGGGGGTCAGCTCCGGTTCTTACACCGTGAACGGGCAGCGCTATCAGGGTTCGGGTCTTGTCTACGTCGGTAATCCCCAGACAGGTCACCTGCTGCTGGCAGCTAGACCCTACCGGACTGCTGCCCTTGAAGCTTGGGGTAACCAGGCGGAACGGGCCAGGCAGGACTCTGTCAGCGACTCGGAGGCGCACACCTCACCCA ATTATTGGAGCTCTGGCAGCAGCCGTGAAGTTGGCTTTCCCCAGACGGACCCGTCTCTGTGGATGCAGAGAGCTGTTGCAGGAGGCAGCGAGGATGTTTCCAGCTCTCTCATGGATGAGCCCCAGACTTTTTCCACTTCTGAGAACATGAGCACCAATGATCCAACTCGTCTTGCTGCACCCCAAACTGACTTGAACTGTCCTCAAAGCCCCGCTGCAAATAAACCTACATCAAAGGTTCGCGTTGCCTTCTCAGGGGCTCAGATGAATGCTCTTAGTCAGCGCTTCAAAATTCAGAAGTACCTCACTCCTAAAGAGATGAAGGACTTGGCAGAAAAGATTAATCTGACCTACAAACAG GTGAAAACCTGGTTTCAGAACCGTAGGATGAAGCTCCGGAGACTTCAGAAGGATAACAACTGGCAGTTGGAGTTTTCTGGCCAAAATAGAGATGGATCGGTGTATGCACCTACATTCTCCAGCATGCCCTCTCCT TATTCAGACGAAGGATGTCCTCCACTCAGGCAGCATTGCAACCAGCACGCGCTGAAGGCCTACTACctggcagctggatctgctggttACCCACCCTGGTCTGTTAACTTGCCTCAGGCTGCCATACCTCATGTGAACAGGCGGTCTGGGGCACCTGCCAGCAGCCACCTGGAGCCGAATCTCTATGCATTCAGCTCTGTGCGCAATGAGAGTAAGGATGGAGAGCCGAGAAACCGCCAAGGCCCCCCCTTGTTGTACGCCAACCAATAG